A region of Vitis riparia cultivar Riparia Gloire de Montpellier isolate 1030 chromosome 1, EGFV_Vit.rip_1.0, whole genome shotgun sequence DNA encodes the following proteins:
- the LOC117923510 gene encoding uncharacterized protein LOC117923510 isoform X1, translating into MMIEKVYSVFLCFFLISVLFFPLAAAGRVLLGTPQKGDEGGDHSNGRSKIHVKPSHSGQAGSALGHSSPSHATPSGVHTGAHAVTATANTANRAAQVAPCGSSAGQPFGANCVKQRQPERSCGETNRDCIRS; encoded by the exons ATGATGATTGAAAAGGTTTATTCTGTGTTTCTTTGCTTCTTCTTGATCTCAGTCCTTTTCTTCCCATTAGCAGCAGCTGGAAGAGTACTACTAGGTACCCCTCAAAAGG GGGATGAGGGTGGAGACCATAGCAATGGGAGGAGTAAAATTCACGTAAAGCCCAGTCACTCGGGGCAAGCCGGCTCCGCCCTTGGCCACTCATCTCCCTCCCACGCAACCCCCTCCGGGGTACATACTGGTGCGCATGCAGTTACTG CCACAGCCAACACGGCCAACAGGGCTGCACAGGTCGCACCATGTGGTAGCAGTGCTGGGCAACCGTTCGGAGCTAATTGTGTAAAACAGCGTCAGCCGGAACGTTCATGCGGCGAAACTAATCGCGACTGCATAAGAAGCTGA
- the LOC117923510 gene encoding uncharacterized protein LOC117923510 isoform X2 — protein sequence MMIEKVYSVFLCFFLISVLFFPLAAAGRVLLGTPQKGDEGGDHSNGRSKIHVKPSHSGQAGSALGHSSPSHATPSGVHTATANTANRAAQVAPCGSSAGQPFGANCVKQRQPERSCGETNRDCIRS from the exons ATGATGATTGAAAAGGTTTATTCTGTGTTTCTTTGCTTCTTCTTGATCTCAGTCCTTTTCTTCCCATTAGCAGCAGCTGGAAGAGTACTACTAGGTACCCCTCAAAAGG GGGATGAGGGTGGAGACCATAGCAATGGGAGGAGTAAAATTCACGTAAAGCCCAGTCACTCGGGGCAAGCCGGCTCCGCCCTTGGCCACTCATCTCCCTCCCACGCAACCCCCTCCGGGGTACATACTG CCACAGCCAACACGGCCAACAGGGCTGCACAGGTCGCACCATGTGGTAGCAGTGCTGGGCAACCGTTCGGAGCTAATTGTGTAAAACAGCGTCAGCCGGAACGTTCATGCGGCGAAACTAATCGCGACTGCATAAGAAGCTGA